The Cuculus canorus isolate bCucCan1 chromosome 5, bCucCan1.pri, whole genome shotgun sequence DNA segment GGCACGCAGCAGTTAAGGGCACGTGTTTGAAACTGGAGGTGCAAAGGGGGGTGGCCTGCGGTAGACAATCGCATCATGTCATGAAGTGAACAGACAAAGCTCTGCACTGGATAGCCCATGTCAGGTACGCACAAATACACAACGTGCCCCAACTTATTTTGCTAACACGTTCTCACATTAATCTCTGTCCTACTTGCTTTACCTGCGGTTTCTCTGCATACGATACTTGGTTCCTTCTGCATGACTGGTGGAGGCAAACAGTAGCATACCCAGCATGCAGTAGCTGGGCAATGATTTGTTTAGCTGCAAAACTTCCTTGTACAGTAAGCATTTGCTTAATTTATTATGTCATTACAGAATTCTTGCAAGATTATAGCAGCACCTTCGTAAGATACAGTTTGTCTAAATGTTGTAACAGGCAGCAGAGAACTTACAGCTGGCTCGGAAACTACTTGACCAACCTGGTACTACTGATAACTGCACTTTCCTCACTCCCTCTGGCCTTCgaataaaaagtatttgcaTTCAGATGGTAACTATTCAAATATTTGCATACCAGGTCCAGCCATGTACCCAAGCACTTCCAGAACACTGATATCTATAGCTGGTGAATGCCTCTGCAGGGCCTCAACAGCATTTCCAGCCCCTGTTTTGCAAGGGGGAAAATGAAGTGTAGCCAAGGAGAGGAACgttgccttttctgtttccagcccTGGCAATACTCTTTAGTCAAAACAGGCTGAAAGTCATCTGGGATTCTTTGCTGGCAAAAAATCTGTAGCAGCAGGTTGATACCCCCTCCCTGGGTCCCCATTTCCAGCTCAGATTTAGCCGTTGTTTGGAACGCAGGGGGAGTCCCCAAGAAATAGAAGTGTTTGGAAGGTTCTCACCCAGACCCACACCTGGAAAATTTTGCAGGTTTGCAACGTAAGCGTGGCCCTCTCTGCCAGAAGGAAGTTTCAGTGCGTACATTTGAGCTATGCTCATGCAATGAGAgtggaagggaaataaaaatgactcAGGATGACAATTTTATATAATCCTTTCCACAATGGCCTTTGGCTCCCATGCAAATTGGGAAGTACCCAGCCAGCCATGATGCTCTTCCTCATACCAGAGAGCCCTCCTTAGATCAGGTTCCATGTCAGGAACCCCTTGGGAAGAGGAGGGCAGAAAAAGGAATGGGTGTCCCTGTGTAACCTGGAGGCACAGCCCGAGCCAGGCTGggtgccagcagcacagaggtgcCCTGGCTAACACTCTTGGCAGAGCTGGGTCCTGCGTCAACAGCACTCCCGCACCCTGGCCCCATCCTGAGGGTTACGGCACTGAAGGAACAGGGCACGGTCACGCTTCATGCAACCCATCCTTTACGTGGGCTAAAAAATCTGTGGCTAGACTTAGTCCGGTACTGCGACACACTGCCAGCATATTATCCCATGCAGCTGAGGACTTGAGCACTGATTTTATCTGCCTGAAAGCTAGAGAGAAACATGCAGGAATAACTGAAGTGGGATCAAGCCACATCCTACGCTGCTGTGAATCAGATTAGAACTGTAGCTCCCACAACAGGGAGTGGGGAGGCCCCATGCCTGAATTGCAGAGGTGGAAGGCAGCAGCACGTGTTCCTGGGCGTGTGCTCCCTCTTCCCGTGGAAATCCCCTCTGGAAAATCCAAAGGTGTCCAAGTTCAAACTGGAGCCCAGCCACGTGATAAACGAGAGGGGGGTGGGTGTGAGGCTGCCTTTCAAGCCTCCAGCCTCCCCCAACAAGAGCTGCTGAGCTTTGGGCCTGGAACAAAAGGTGCCATGACGGTGGGTGGGTTAAGTGCTGCCAGATGGCCTCAAAAACTCTGCTCTGGCAGCCAGGCAGCCTGGTGCCTGGGTGACAAGAGGGGGAATCCCAGCCCCTAACCCGCCTGCCTCAACGGGCACAGGAAACACCACCTACGTCTGCTTCCAAAATTAGCTGCAACAGATTGCTGCTAGTTCCTTAGATGTCTTACTGCTGCCGAGGTGAACCACCTAAAACCCCTGAGCCTGTGACCCCACTGGTCTACCAGGTGTTAAGTGTTTCTTAAAAAGCAATCCAGGTGGATTCCCAGCTACCTCAGGCCACTGAGACGGGCAATGAATCACTTCGCAGATCAGGTACAGAGTaatctgttgtttttttaataaatacacatCTCACATATACCAAAAtaattataaacaaaaaatgtacAGCATTTACACAATATACAATTGCTAAAAAGTGTAGCAATTATGACACACATGGTGTGAAACACAGAGTTTCCAATGCCCACAGTTAACATTATTGCTACTTCCTCCTAACAGCCAGGAGGCCAGCAGTCCTTGGTTTAAGGACTCCGCCTGGACACTCCACCCAGAGCAGCTGAGGTCGGTCAGCAGGGCCAGGGTGTGCCACCAGCCCAACACAAACTAACACCCAGTCTCCAAGAAGAGGGGGTGTTGGTATGAGCCTGCCTTGCCATAACAGGATGGTACTTAACGCCACAAGACAGCTGGTACTTAACGGTACTTAACGCCACAAGACAGCTCTCCTTGCTAGCAGGTGGGACAGGTAGTCTGTTACCTTCGCAGGGTTGAGAAGACTTCGTTATGTGGCTCTTTATCAGCTGGTGTGAACAATCACAGAGCTGTACTGATATTACACGTCTCACTCCCGTATTTAAACGCACAACAGATTCTGGAACCGTCCTGTTACAGCAACGTGGTCCTTGCCGGGCAGTGCAGTATGTCGCTCCCGTTTTCTCCCTCTGCATTGTGACTTCCTTTTTCAATTAAGAAAGTCAGTCCTTTTTCTATACATATGAACACAGTCacttcttttcacagaaagctcCGCTTTAAAATGCCAGCTGTCGTCCTCCAATAAGGCAGTCATCATATATaagctgcaagaaaaaacaaaaagctgttaATGCAAAACTGTTACTGTATCATATCCACGCTGGGATAACTGCCAAATTCTGCATGCCCCGACTTCACTAGCATATAAAATGTCTACAACAAAATGCTTGCATTCGCCATTTAACAGCAATGAGCAcgttaggggaaaaaaaaaatactgcagaggagaaaaccaCCTGCTAACTTAATCTCACAAGATTCTGTAGGTGTCAGGAACAGAACAGTGCTCAGAGAACCATGTTGTGTGAAGTTAACCTCCATTCCCTCAtgtcattttttatatttcactcTTATTCTGTTTATGTGCTTGCCCCATCTGCCATCTGGTTGACAGTTGACAGCATAACCTTACTTCATGGGCTATTTAGACGTGTCTGAAGTCACTAAATCATGTTATCACAGTGGcaccatgaaaaaaaagccccataCCTACAAGAGGCAGGACTCTCCCTTTCTCTTGAAAAGGTGCAAATAGTCACTTACTTCATCCTCTGTGAATTCAGGCTCCGATTCACTGCTCTCATCTTCACTTTCTGGCAACATCTGCAGGTCAGCTGTGGTCAACTGCTTCAGCTGTTCCTGTATGCTGGAATTGTCTCTTCCCCACGTAAGCTGATAGGGGGAATAGCCCTGGTAGGTCACTTTGTTCACATCCGCCCCATGTTTCACCAGAAGCGACACCAGGTCTGAATTCTGCAGGTCAACAGCCAAATGTAGTGCCGTTCTGCCATTGCACGGCTCCTGCGTGAAAATAACACAAGGTTTGTCAAATTAGGAGAGCCAGAGTCAGTGCCAGACCTGTTGATTCTTATGATTACACAGTTCTGCTCAGTTAAATTCACAGTATACATTACCTACCTGAGCATTTACATCTGCTCCCAAAGACAGCAAGTATTCAACAATAGCCAAGTATCCTTGAATAGATGCCAAATGGAGACACGTATGTCCTGCAAAACACAGATGAAGGGAAAACTTGAGTAAGTCTAACCTAATGCCCTATCATTCCATTAAAGACCAGAAGACAGGACAGGACAATAGCTAAGTTTGCGATTCATTCACGACAAAGGGCTTTCCAGCTTACAGTATGAATAGGATTTTGGAAAGATCTTTTCCAGTATTTGATTGCAACTTATTgtaaccccccaaaaaaaaaagaaaagaaaagagcactACAAAAGTACTCAATAAGACTGCAGAATTCAAAGCCATGAGAAGAAATAATCAGCAGTGAGGAGGCCTACAAGACAGTGACTTTCTAAGAAGTCAGACACTGATGTGTGCTTTGGGCTCAACTCTCAAATGGGCCTAAGGATCCTTCTCTACCTCTCCAGAGATCTTTGAGCACTATGGGCCATCAACCCTACCCTCCATTCAACACATGGACACTGATGCACAGCAGTGTGCCCATACCGTTGTAGTTGGTTGCCTGAAGGACAGCGAGGAGGTGGTGTGGCTGGCAGTATTGTGTGAGGACGCTGACGCTCCTGAGAGAGCCTTGCTGGCAGGCAATGTGCAGAGGGGTGTTTCCTCGGAAGTCCCTGATTTCCAGGTCACATCCAGCCTTCAGAAGATGTTCAGCAATTTCGGGTTGATTGGTAATCACTGCCAGGTGAAGAGGAGTCTGCATGGAAAAGATAGAAGGCAGACGTGTAAGGTACACTGCAAACTCAACAGCAACATCTGGACAAACAAATCCCTTGATCCCTTCACGATTTGTGCCCCCAATTATAAACACACCCCATAAACTCAGTCCTTTATGCTTCTCAACGTATTGTACAGTTGCCCATTACTCTGGAAGTGATGAACTTAGGGCTCTGTGGATACAGAACAGTCAGCCCATATGAAGGGTATCATTAACTTCCCAATAAAGAAGGATGCAACCCATTGcatcatatttgaaaaatataggTGCTAAATGCCACTCTTGGGCAAGAGGAAGTGTTGTACCAACACTGGCTGGAACCAGCTGGGGACTTTCCTGAACTTAGGCTTGGATTTAACATCCATCAATTGAAACAAATTTTACAAAGGACTTTTTGGGGGGAATTCCCCAGAGTGCTTTTGTAGGGGTGGTGGGGGCTGACCCAGATTTGGGGCTGCGGAGGTTGAAGTACCTGGCTGAGGTTGTTCTGGAAGTTCAGAAAAGCATGGTCCCCAGCTGCCTGTCGGATCACCTCCAGGCTCAGGGCTTTTTCCTCATGAATAATCGACAAGtgaagaaaactggaaagaaaacaaaacactaaaaattaaaagactgACATTAAAACTGTGAGATCTCATGTTAAAGCCCCAAGACCCCACATTAAAGTCCCAGGAAACTACGTTCAGAGCCCCCAGGAAGCAACGTGTTTCAAGCCCCAAGACCCCATGTTTCGAGCCCTGGGGGGTCCACGTTCAAGTCCCTGGAGAGCCCCACGCTTTGAACCCCAAGACCCCACATGTAAAGCCTGGGGAGTCCACCTTAAAGCCCCTGTGGCCCCACGTTTCGGGCCCCAAGACCCCATATTAAAAGCCCCGGAGACCCCCACGTTTTAAGCCCCAAGACCCCACGCTTTGAGCCATGGGGAATCCTCCTTAAAGCCCCCGGGGGAGCTCCACCTTTCGAGCCCTAAGGCCCCACATTTCAAGCCCCAGGGAGCCCCATGCTTTGAGCCCCAAGACCCCACATTTCAAACCCCGGGGAGCCTCACGTGTTAAGCCCTCAGACCCTACGTTTTGAGCCCTAGTGAGTCCACGTTAAAACCCCCGGGGGAGCTCCCCGTTTCGAGCCCCAATGCCTCACATGTAAAGCCCAGGGAATTCACATTAAAGCCCCTGGGGAGCCCCAAGACCCCACATTTCAAGCCCCGGAGACCCCCACGTTTTAAGCCCCAAGACCCCACGCTTTGAGCCATGGGGAGTCCACCTTAAAGCCCCCGGGGGAGCCCCACGTTTCGAGCCCCAAGGCCCCACATTTCAAGCCCCGGGGATTCCACATTACAGCCGCCGGGGGAGCCCCACGTTTCGAGCCCCACGACCCCACACCTCAAGCCCTGGGGCGCCCCCAGTCCCGtccccccgttcccccccccGCAGCCGTGTGTCGCCAGGCGGGGCGGCCGGGGCTTTCCGCCGCCTCGGAGCCGCCCGCACTGGCGCCGCTCCAGGGACTTTCCGCCGTCCCTCGTGCCGCCGTCCCGGCGCCCCCCGGCGGCCGCTCCCCCTCCCCGACCCCCGCTCCGACCCCCACTTACGTGTCGCCGTCCTCCGTGAGCTGCTGCGCCCAGGCGGGCGGCTCGCGGGGCTGCAGGCGGATgtcctccagctccctcactAGCTGCTGGTAGTCCTCCTCCTTCATGGAGTCGAGGCCGCTGTCGTGGCGGTCGTCGGGCGGGACGTGGCGGTCCTTCTTGGCTCGCTCCATGGCGCCGGGGGccggcggcgcggcggggcggcgggcgctCAGCATGGCGGGGCGCTGCGAAtgggcggcggcggcggcggcgcggcgcATTTACCGCCCGGCCGGGGGATTTCTGCGGGGGAGGAGCCGTCGGCCACGGGAATTTCCAGCCACTCAAAGCCCGACCGACGGGTCCGGTCCCGCTCGGCGCCGCGGGCGGCGGCAGGGAGGGGCGGatcggctcggctcggctcggctcatGGCCggcccctgccctgccctcccgGGGGAGGTGCTCGGCTCCCCGCCGGTATTTCCCTGCCTGCGTTTCCCTGCCTGCCCGGGGGGTTTTCCCGTGCCCTGCTCTGCTCGCTGCGGGGGCTCCCGGTGCCCCTTCCCGGATGGGCAGCGGGTGCGGAGCGTCCTCGTGCTCTGTGCGGGTCCCTCTCCTCGCACCTTGTAGAGAGCCGTCTTTCCCCTCGCACCCTACGGGGGTCCCTCCTTGCGCCCtaagggggggttgggggggtgtCTCCTGGCATCCTGCAAGGAGGGGGGTCTCTCTCTCCTGGCATCCTGCAAGGAGGGGGGGTCTCTCTCTTCTGACACCCTGCAAGGAGGGGGTCTCTGTTTCCTGGCACCCTGCAAGGAGGGGGGTCTCTCTCCTGGCACCCTGCAAGGAGGGGGGTCTCTCTCCTGGCaccctgcagggagagggggtCTCTCTCTTCTGGCATCCTGCAAGGAGGGGTATCTCTCTCTCCTGGCATCCTGCAGGGGGGTCTCTCTCTTCTGGCACCCTACAAGGAGGAGGGGGTCTCTCTCCTGACACCCTGCAGGGAGGGGGTCTCTCTCTCCTGGCACCCTGCAAGGAGGGGGGGTCTCTCTCTCCTGACACCCTGCAAGGTGGGGGGTCTCTCTCTTCTGACACCCTGCAAGGAGGGGAGGTCTCTCTTTCCTGGCACCCTGcggggggtgtgtgtgtctctctccTTGCACCCCACGGGAGGTGTCTCCTCACACCCTGGAAGGCAGAGCCTCTATCCTCGCACCCTACCGAGGTCTCTCCTTGCACCCTGTGGGTGTCTCCTCGCACCCCACACGAGTCCTTGCACGCCGCAGAGGTCTCTGCACTAGGATTCCCTTGCACACTGTGGGGGTCTTTGCTCTCTGTGGGTCCTCCTTGCTAGCTGGGGACCAGCCGCACATGCTGGCCGCTGCCAGCCTTGATGGCACCCAGTGTGCCTCCTGGGTTTCCACCAGCTTGCTGCTCGATGGAGGGTGCTGTGGGATGTCTCGGCCTGAAGGCCAGTGTGTAAGCATACAAAGCAGTGGTGATCACACTCCTAGAAGCTCCACCACCCATGAGGTGCAGCGCAGCACCACAGCTCTCATCGTGGTCCTCGTCTGCACCATGGGAGATCCCTTACCCTCAGAGGATCATTTTGAGGACTGCGGAAAGGGGCTCCCTTACAAGGTGTTTAGCAGCACTTGTTTGACAAGAAGGAACAGGCTCTGTAGCCAGCCCAGGGTAGCAAGGTTGTGAAAAAATTCAGGGAACCCAACACCACCCAGAGGGATGCTGAAGCTGCGCCTGCATGGGCACACTGCacacctgccctgctgctgcttgagGGAGGGATCGCTTTTTGGAGACATTCAGGTAGGATCGCACGGCTGCTGTTAACACCACCACGATGCCTGCAGGTGTGCAGGTACTGCCTCAGCTTTTGGAGGATTTAACATCTCTGCTGTGGAAGTTTTCACTCTGTTTCAGTGCAGTGGAATCAGGAATGAACAGGAAAATTCTGTGCCGCTCCTGTACATCCAGTTCTGGTCCAGGACTAAACAAGCCTCTTTGAAAAGGTACATATCCATTACAGGACAatcctttttaaagaagaaattacacTTTCTGCCATTATTCTTACCTTCTCTCACCATATCTaatgatttttctctgctcctttttaCTGCTGTTGTGCCATCTGCGGCTAATGAAAAACGAATAAACACTGGCTCCCACATGGATAAAAGTCATTGTCTGCTGACAGCGATGAATTTTTCCCTGGTGAATTTTTGCCTCTACTTCTCAGATGTGGGGGATTcccatgaagaatttttcttctcttgcaacTCTCGCTGGCCTCGCTGACTAACAGTGtctgtgcttttttccttttgacattTTCCCATGGGATGGCATCCCTTTGAACAAGAACTTATGAGAAAATCCAAAGATGAAAGGAGGAGCCAGAGGAGAGGGCAAATGCCTGACTTTCTGTGAGCAGATGTTCCTGATTTGCAGCCCAGCTGTGCCATTcctggacttttttttcattattcatcACTTGGCCTGGGACAACCCACTGGTGCTTTTGGGcaggttcagaaaaaaagccttacagCTCTTTCTTTTATAGGTTAAGGGTTATGAAAGTTCTGTGAGCTTCTTGAAACAGTTTCccctttttaatgtaaattggCAGGGGAAATTTAATGAACGAATAAATCTCCTCCTACCTGCTTCCCTGCAAGAAAGGGAGGATTGGAGTTGGAAagccagctcctgctctgaCTGTTCAGAGAAGCAAGCCCAGCCAGGACCACACTGCCTTTGTTTGGGTCTTGCTAGAACCAAGCAGAAATTGAACGTCAGAACTCCCCGTCCTCGCTGTGGTGACTGGAAACTGAGTTCAGCAAAGCaagtttttttgccttctcctATAATTgacctccagctgctgccacaggCAAACGTTGGGCTATTTTTAGCAAGCATTTGCCAGAAGAAGCTTCTTTTGGAGGCACGCAAGATGCTTTTATTTAGTGTGATTTCTGACTTGGTGGTACTGCAGCCAGTTGTAGGTGGTggaaaggagatggaaaattatttctggatGGAAAGTTGCACTGAGGCCAGCCCACTTCCTGCCCCAGGGAGATACTGCCTCCCTGCAGCTTGGCccagggtgctgggggggggccCAGAAATGGGCCAGCACCCCCAGATATCAGGTGGTTAGAAACAGTTTGAGAAGGGTTTCTGCCCTAAACATCCAGGGCAGGATGCAGGGACAAGCAGAACCcacaataacattaaaacaaatcaaGCTGTTATCTTCTTGGTAGCTTCTCAAAGCTAATAAGAACATTGTACAGTATTTGCCTAAAGGGACAGCATAGAGAAGATCATATAAATTAAAGGTTTTGAAGTAGTGGTGAAGGTCATTGGTGCTGCTTTTATGTTACTGAGGTACTGtcctttttttgaaaatcaaCACATTCTAGCAGTTGTTCTATACAATTTTCTGTGTTccacaagagaaaaacaatagaGCCATTCTCAGCTCGTGGATATATGGGTTTTGGATATAGGGGTGGAGCCTATCACAACTGTGATTTCCTACTTGGCCTCTTACCCAGGTGTTCCAGTTCTGGGAGTCTTGGATGTGCCCCCAAGGGACGGAGCAGCTGTACCTATCCAGGGACAGGGGTTAGCCCTGCTGGAACAGGAGCAAAACCTTATGAATGCTGCAGTCATCTGTGCCAAACTGAACCCTCTTTGTCCTCTTGAGTATTCTGTTTTAATACCTCTGCTATTTCTGTACTAATTTCACAGGAGTGGCTTTTTTTTATGCTCACCAGCTTGAGAGGAGATTAAGATTGTTTGCAGTTTGGTATTTGGGACTCCGTTAGCAGCATCCACTGGTGCAGGAGGCGCTTCAAGACCGAGAGACTGAGGGACTACCTAAAAGTGACTTTAAACAGTGTAAAAGGCTGTAACAACAAGAAGTGAATTGGCACCTGATACCTAAACGCTAGATTTTGCAAGCGCCTCCTCTACTCTGGATGCCCCAAGCACTTAATTTGTAGGgttgtggggctgcagggacaagacctttgttttcattctgcctTGCAGAAGGCAGCTGGCAGGGCTCCGAGAAGCAGCCTTGCGTGCCTGAATACTGAAAAGGGGCAGTAGGGttttaatcagtttttaaaGTACATGAAAGATTCTCGTGCTGCTTCCTCCAGCAAACACATTAAACTGTAATTTCCTGATTGCCACACTAATCATGAGAACTGTGTAGTGCTGTTGCTGTGGTGCTGTTGATTTACCAGAGTTGGTCCCTCAACTTCACCCTTTTACGATTGCTGCTGCAGATACCTATTAACTATTTCCTCCCATTTAATCTTGAGGACTATGCATGGCTCGCAGTA contains these protein-coding regions:
- the NFKBIA gene encoding NF-kappa-B inhibitor alpha, coding for MRRAAAAAAHSQRPAMLSARRPAAPPAPGAMERAKKDRHVPPDDRHDSGLDSMKEEDYQQLVRELEDIRLQPREPPAWAQQLTEDGDTFLHLSIIHEEKALSLEVIRQAAGDHAFLNFQNNLSQTPLHLAVITNQPEIAEHLLKAGCDLEIRDFRGNTPLHIACQQGSLRSVSVLTQYCQPHHLLAVLQATNYNGHTCLHLASIQGYLAIVEYLLSLGADVNAQEPCNGRTALHLAVDLQNSDLVSLLVKHGADVNKVTYQGYSPYQLTWGRDNSSIQEQLKQLTTADLQMLPESEDESSESEPEFTEDELIYDDCLIGGRQLAF